The Alosa alosa isolate M-15738 ecotype Scorff River chromosome 3, AALO_Geno_1.1, whole genome shotgun sequence nucleotide sequence CAGAAGAGTGGAAAAGGGGATTTGGTAAATGCTCACTACGATGGATACCTTGAGGATGGAACAaagttttactgcaggtatgcGAAGGCCTTTGCGTCGTGTTTTACCCTACCCATCTTTATACTGTTATATGGGCTAGGCTAttcattttgaacatttttgtCATCAGCAACATTTGATCCAACTTTTGTTTTAATGTTTAACAGCATAGTCTAGTTCAAGGCACTCAATTACTCACTTGCATTCCTTTTCAGTCGGTCAGTGAAGGATGGACACCCTCAGTGGTTTGTTTTGGGTGTTGGGCAAGTATTAAAAGGCCTTGACATGGGATTGATGGAGATGTGTGCTGGAGAGAAACGAAAACTTACTGTGCCTCCCTCATTAGCGTTTGGATCGAAAGGGAAAGGTATAGTACGCAGACTGCAACCGCTCATCATTATGTGCATGACAATACCGCCACCGCCTGATAGGCCAGATGTTGACCCGGAGAACCGTAGGGAAGCGTCATGCATGATCCTCAACTCTTTCGGAGCAATTTACTTTGGGAGTTTGCTTGCACGTTTTGAACTAGCCTGGAGATGCTGTTCTAATCCTAACGTTTGCTTAGAATACATGCCATATTTTCGTTTTGTGTACACCACACCATGGATATTATGATGGAGTCAGTAAAGGGTCACTGTTAATTATAGCATGAAAGAGAAGGTAATTAGTGTTGACCTTTCTTGACTGAAGTTATGCTGCTATACCTAGGCCTATATTTAAACAGTCTCCTACCAGTTTACACTGGTGTAAATGTTCAAGTCATCAGTTCAAGTCATTTGTTATCTTATGGGTTAAACATTCTCTCTATTTAAGTAGGCCCAATTAAACAATTGTATTGATGTAATTTACTTATAGTAAATTATTTAACATGGAAATAGTTTTATCAGTAGGTCAGTTTCAGTGAGGACTGTTTTTAAAATCAGGGGGGTTATGATTTGTGTAGGAGCAGATATAGCATCCTGAGTGTTTTAACAACATAACTCCAGAAACAAGTCCATCTGGTAAATACAAAATCATGGGAGTGCTCTCAAAGTCAGCTCTTGAAACATATATTGTTAGAGCTCCTCACTCAATGAATGACAGATCTGACAAGATTTCTTGAGTTATGCCTGATTCCACAATTATTTCTGTGGTTGGTCTAGCCCCTGTTCCACCAAATGCGACAGTAATCTTTGAAGTGGAGCTCTACTCAGTGGCCCGAGGTCCACGTAGCTTGGAGGCCTTCAAAGAGATGGACCAAGACCAAGATAAGAGTCTTACCGAAGAGGAGGTAATAATTGCTCAGCTTTTATCAGagaataataatattacaataataatattataataatgcCCTTATTTCCTCAATATTTTAGATTGTAGACATACATATAATGTCATAGATCAGTCTCTATTTATGATTAATATAACAGTCCTTAATGTGACAATAATGTGTCGGAAAGTTGTGCTATACATTATAACATTTTGTGTAACCTTTTTATCAGTATTTCAGTGCATACAGAAACATAATTGTTTTGGGCCTCCTTTTTCTTTTGCAGATTAAACAATACCTGAAGACACAAGATTTGAAAAACACCGGCAAAACTAAAGAAGAGACCTTCTATGATGGTGTCGTGAAAGATGTTTTTCGCAGGAATGATGCTGACAAAGACGGAACCCTATCTGTAAAAGAGTACAATGTCTTTGGACATGATGAACTTTAGCCTCCAACCAAAGTGCTCAAgtttttaattgtgttttttatGTCATTTCAAACCTCACAATTGCACAGATTTCCTACAGAAATACCACTACTGTGACAGTAATTCAGGCCTcttgtcttttttccccttataaacacacccttacacacagagaatataaatacacacatacaaaatatgaacacacacacacacacacacacacacacaaacatacatttatGCACACATATGGATGCCAGTGACCAGTGAAATCAATGTTAATTAGTGGACTTTCATGAGACAGGCCAGAACAATTTAATATGCAGCTGCATTTTTTGGGGGGGAAACAGCTCTTAAAGCTGTGTGTAGGATTTAATGTGATCCTTCAACagaaaagtaaaaaacaaacattatataaataaattaaagtgTCATTCAAGTGGTTGCATTTCCGCAACATCCCCACTAGATGCTACACACTGCTGACATCTCCTTTCTAGTGGCAATCCAATCAGAAACgtttgtgtgcacatgcgtTTGATCCTCACTTTGTATCTTTTGCTACTGAAGCCTGACGAGGTGGAATACatttgagcatttattttacaCACTCTAAATTTATCTATGGACACTACTGGCAGTTTCTGAAGCAAGCACACTTCCTGCTGAAAgataaacctttaaaatatgtTAAAAACTTGCCATCGACCAGCTACATTACTGTACATCTGTGTCATTGCTCCTTTGTCCGTTGTGTGCCTACTGGACTGGCTGAATTCAGTGCTCAGCCAAGGCAACCCCCAACACCCCCTTCAAATGTGAAAGCCCTGGGCAGCTCTCCATTTGGCCTTGGCCTGATGACCACCCACAGGAATTCCTGAGATTTCCTCCCCAAGTACTCCATGTGTCCATGTTGACAGCTGTCCTGAAACATGCCAGCAATGCATAATCCAAGaacaattcaattaaacaggcACTGCAGAACAGGCTTAACAAAGTCACATTCTGTGCCAGACCCACTTTGCCATATAAGTCAAAAAATTATAATCAAAACAACTTAtttcaaatctttttttttatgcttCCCGTGAGTTGCTCCTAAAATAGAGGTGAtatcttttttcttttagaacCATTTTAAACAACGGATCACGCCCCTTTACCTCATAGAGTCAACTCTTGTGCAGTACAGGGGAAAGCCAGTGGATGGCTCTCCTGTGCTATGAATATAATTTAAGAAGAAACCATACCAAAAATAACATGTTTGAAAGATATATAGGGTCACCTATATGCTTTCTAAATATGCACTTTATTCCCAATGCTCATTGTAATTAATGTTTTCATCACTCTGATTTCTTTTGACAGTGTAGTGACGTATTCCTTTATTACATTACAGACTACCTGTTGACGCAATAGACAACTTGAGAACAAAAGGCAGTTTTAGTAAACATATAGAAATTGGTGTTGCAGATGCCAATAGTCCCTCTGCTACAAGTTCAGCAAAAATAATACTTTTATGACTCATTTACAAACAGCAAAAATGTGCTTGGACTTCATGCTTAAGTATATTAAATCAAGTTCCCAAGGTTACAAAGTCCAACAAATAAGAGAACCAAACTGAAAATTCAAGGCAAATACAGAAAAACAGGAAAAACAATAGTGGACAATATTTTTTCACATCAGATTTCGGATTGTGTTATGTCTAACCAATATTTCCATCTAAAACCACCATCCCACTAAAACTTGTTTTTGACTTGTCCACAAACTGCACAGTGATAATGTGTGAATTGGTCTGGAGATGGCGTATCACTGGTGCATTCTGGGTATTTGTTTCCGTTAGTGCTTCAGCTGGCCTTTGTCATCTGTCCTTTGGGATGTAAATATTGGCCGCAGCAGAATGTGAGATCCTGTGGTAGTGTGCCCCCAGGGTGGAGACACACTCAGCTGGTTCTCCAGTGGTGATTAAAGGTCTGTGTGAGTCTGCTGCAGACCATCCCAACAAGAGTGGAGTGTGAAAAGGAAATCATTTGTTTTACACCACACTTTTCAAATGTCCCTCCCACCCAGGGACTATGTTGTTCTCATTGCTAAAGTGTCGA carries:
- the fkbp7 gene encoding peptidyl-prolyl cis-trans isomerase FKBP7 isoform X1, whose product is MTSSRLFIYLFLALHLQVAPRFSAVATEIKDEVKVEVLFVPENCTQKSGKGDLVNAHYDGYLEDGTKFYCSRSVKDGHPQWFVLGVGQVLKGLDMGLMEMCAGEKRKLTVPPSLAFGSKGKAPVPPNATVIFEVELYSVARGPRSLEAFKEMDQDQDKSLTEEEIKQYLKTQDLKNTGKTKEETFYDGVVKDVFRRNDADKDGTLSVKEYNVFGHDEL
- the fkbp7 gene encoding peptidyl-prolyl cis-trans isomerase FKBP7 isoform X2, which codes for MLTTMDTLRMEQSFTAAPVPPNATVIFEVELYSVARGPRSLEAFKEMDQDQDKSLTEEEIKQYLKTQDLKNTGKTKEETFYDGVVKDVFRRNDADKDGTLSVKEYNVFGHDEL